From the Candidatus Dormiibacterota bacterium genome, one window contains:
- the ctaD gene encoding cytochrome c oxidase subunit I produces MASIALPRSQTRPATGIMSWLTTVDHKKIGILYLYTTFAFFLVGGFFALLMRTQLAVGNNHFLAPQTYNEIMTLHGTTMIFLWIIPVFSGFGNYFVPLMIGARDMAFPRINALSFWLIPLGGLTMYSGLLTKTGAAAAGWTGYVPLTEKAYAIGIGQDLWILGLHILGISSIMGAINFLVTIQNMRAPGMTWFRLPLFVWAMEITAALVLLASPFLAGVLGMVLMDRQLGTHFFTHGSDPLLYQFIFWFYSHPAVYIMILPAFGIVSEIIPVFSRKPIFGYRAMAFSMAAIGVLGFMVFAHHMFTTGLPLALQEFFMATTALIAVPSGVKVLNWLATLWGGSIKYTAAMLFSVAFVLMFLMGGVDGVFMASLAVDYQIHATYWVVSHIHYVLFGGSVFGVFAAFFYWFPKMTGRYLNETLGKIQFWLQLAGFNLTFMPMHFLGLEGMPRRIAMWYSSRTDWAPWNLLATFGAFMIALAIVVFIVNFAMSIRGGRPASADPWEGNTLEWATTSPPPAHNFDSVPPVRSGRPVRDLRLRVAAPADHT; encoded by the coding sequence ATGGCTAGCATCGCCCTGCCGCGGAGCCAAACCCGCCCCGCAACCGGCATCATGTCGTGGCTGACCACGGTCGACCACAAGAAGATCGGGATCCTGTACCTCTACACGACGTTCGCCTTCTTCCTGGTCGGCGGCTTCTTTGCGCTGCTGATGCGCACCCAGCTGGCGGTTGGGAACAACCACTTCCTTGCTCCGCAGACCTACAACGAGATCATGACCCTCCACGGGACGACCATGATCTTCCTCTGGATCATCCCGGTCTTCTCCGGCTTCGGGAACTACTTCGTGCCGCTGATGATCGGCGCCCGTGACATGGCCTTCCCGCGGATCAACGCCCTCTCCTTCTGGCTGATCCCGCTCGGCGGCCTGACGATGTACAGCGGACTGCTGACCAAAACCGGCGCCGCCGCCGCCGGCTGGACCGGCTATGTGCCGCTGACCGAAAAGGCCTACGCGATTGGGATCGGCCAGGACCTCTGGATCCTCGGACTGCACATCCTGGGGATCTCCTCGATCATGGGCGCGATCAACTTCCTGGTAACCATCCAGAACATGCGGGCCCCCGGGATGACCTGGTTCCGGCTACCACTGTTCGTCTGGGCGATGGAGATCACGGCCGCCCTAGTCTTACTGGCGAGCCCCTTCCTCGCGGGCGTGCTGGGCATGGTGCTGATGGACCGCCAGCTGGGCACCCACTTCTTCACCCATGGATCGGATCCCCTGCTGTACCAGTTCATCTTCTGGTTCTATTCGCACCCGGCGGTCTACATCATGATCTTGCCGGCCTTCGGGATTGTGTCGGAGATCATCCCGGTGTTCAGCCGAAAACCGATTTTCGGCTACCGCGCGATGGCCTTCTCGATGGCGGCCATCGGCGTGCTCGGCTTCATGGTCTTCGCTCACCACATGTTCACCACCGGACTGCCGCTGGCGCTGCAGGAGTTCTTCATGGCGACCACCGCCTTGATCGCGGTTCCCTCGGGCGTGAAGGTGCTGAACTGGCTGGCCACCCTGTGGGGTGGCTCGATCAAGTACACGGCGGCGATGCTCTTTTCGGTCGCCTTCGTGCTGATGTTCCTCATGGGCGGGGTTGACGGCGTGTTCATGGCATCGCTGGCGGTGGACTACCAGATCCACGCCACCTACTGGGTCGTGTCGCACATCCATTACGTGCTCTTCGGCGGCAGCGTCTTCGGTGTCTTCGCCGCCTTCTTCTACTGGTTTCCGAAGATGACCGGCCGCTACCTGAACGAAACGCTCGGCAAGATCCAGTTCTGGCTGCAGCTGGCCGGCTTCAACCTCACCTTCATGCCGATGCACTTCCTCGGGCTCGAGGGGATGCCGCGGCGCATCGCGATGTGGTACTCGAGCCGCACCGACTGGGCACCCTGGAATCTGCTGGCGACGTTCGGCGCGTTCATGATCGCGCTCGCCATCGTGGTGTTCATCGTCAACTTCGCGATGAGCATCCGGGGCGGCCGGCCGGCGTCCGCGGATCCCTGGGAAGGCAATACGCTGGAATGGGCGACCACGTCGCCGCCACCGGCTCATAACTTCGACAGTGTCCCGCCGGTTCGCAGCGGGCGTCCGGTCCGCGACCTGCGCCTCCGCGTGGCTGCACCCGCCGACCATACGTAG
- a CDS encoding c-type cytochrome encodes MLGRAFLVVSVAFLLLLGFAFYQDLSRPWAPVQQKYAAQYGQDFPIQVQQLFPKVQVNGQFMVERCITCHVPDIAKIGPQQAAQRLGPNHPAVISDAVFAKYGQETLICRPVTAAASPSASPSAAASPSASPSAKASPSASPSAKASPSAAASPSAAPSPSPAQSGTVTTAASCLDPRAQPYYVLDTNGKVVNDPATNKPVVAQLTGFIPNAYKGLGIDESGCIICHNGNRQATDQAGAHQNLVANPFGTFATAPQLYENNCAQCHGATGEGGKGPPLNDQNRLGFFNSDYYYRCIYLGNTGEEHKGTIMPAWGVNKLLPQPINDNINLLVHWIRMWQQYTSLP; translated from the coding sequence GTGCTAGGGCGCGCCTTCCTGGTGGTGAGCGTCGCCTTCCTGCTGTTGCTCGGCTTCGCCTTCTACCAGGACCTGAGCCGGCCGTGGGCGCCGGTCCAGCAAAAGTACGCGGCGCAGTATGGCCAGGACTTTCCGATCCAGGTGCAGCAACTCTTCCCCAAGGTCCAGGTCAACGGGCAGTTCATGGTGGAACGGTGCATCACCTGCCATGTGCCCGACATCGCCAAGATCGGTCCGCAGCAGGCTGCCCAACGGCTCGGTCCCAACCATCCGGCGGTGATCAGCGATGCGGTCTTCGCGAAGTACGGCCAGGAGACGCTGATCTGCCGGCCGGTCACGGCAGCGGCCAGTCCCTCGGCGAGCCCCTCGGCCGCCGCGTCGCCGTCGGCCTCGCCATCTGCGAAGGCCTCCCCGTCGGCCTCGCCATCTGCGAAGGCCTCCCCGTCGGCCGCCGCCTCGCCGTCGGCGGCGCCGTCACCGTCGCCCGCCCAATCCGGGACGGTGACGACGGCGGCGAGCTGCCTGGATCCGCGGGCCCAGCCCTACTACGTGCTCGACACCAACGGCAAAGTCGTCAACGACCCCGCGACGAACAAGCCTGTGGTGGCGCAGCTCACCGGGTTCATCCCGAATGCCTACAAAGGGTTGGGGATCGATGAGAGCGGCTGCATCATCTGCCACAACGGCAACCGCCAGGCCACGGACCAGGCGGGCGCGCATCAGAACCTGGTGGCCAACCCCTTTGGGACCTTCGCCACGGCGCCCCAGCTCTATGAGAACAACTGCGCGCAATGTCACGGGGCTACGGGTGAAGGCGGCAAAGGGCCGCCCCTCAATGACCAGAACCGGCTGGGCTTCTTCAACAGCGACTATTACTACCGCTGCATCTACCTCGGCAATACCGGCGAGGAACACAAGGGCACGATCATGCCGGCGTGGGGCGTCAACAAGCTGCTGCCCCAGCCCATCAACGACAACATCAACCTGCTGGTGCACTGGATCCGGATGTGGCAGCAGTACACGAGCCTGCCATGA
- a CDS encoding secondary thiamine-phosphate synthase enzyme YjbQ has translation MGSAAKIDVLEVRSGKRADAIDITDRVQQVVRESGVQTGLCQVYVPHTTAGVFINENADPDALTDILRTLEALVPWENGYRHAEGNAAAHIKASLVGTSQVVPVRNGRLALGRWQGIFFADFDGPRERHFQVTVLA, from the coding sequence ATGGGGAGCGCGGCCAAAATCGACGTACTCGAGGTCCGCTCGGGCAAGCGCGCCGATGCCATCGACATCACGGATCGCGTGCAGCAGGTGGTCCGCGAGAGCGGCGTCCAAACCGGGCTCTGCCAGGTTTACGTGCCGCATACGACCGCCGGCGTCTTCATCAACGAGAACGCCGACCCGGACGCCCTGACCGACATTCTTCGAACGCTGGAGGCGCTCGTGCCCTGGGAGAACGGCTACCGCCACGCCGAGGGCAACGCCGCGGCCCACATCAAAGCGAGCCTGGTGGGCACCTCGCAGGTCGTCCCGGTGCGCAACGGCCGGCTCGCGCTGGGACGGTGGCAGGGGATCTTCTTCGCCGACTTCGACGGCCCACGCGAGCGCCATTTCCAGGTCACCGTGCTCGCATGA
- a CDS encoding acetyl-CoA carboxylase carboxyltransferase subunit alpha translates to MSENGSVAAATWEQVELARHPDRPYALDYIHAIFSDFFELHGDRVFGDDHAIIGGPAAFDQRTVMVIAQQKGRTTAERAMRNFGMANPEGYRKALRLIRQAERFQFPIVAFVDTSGAFPGAGAEERGIAWAIADNLVALSQARVPIVTLVIGEGGSGGALGIGVGDRLLMMEHSIYSVAMPEACASILWRDIARKVEAADALKLTAADLKRLGLADEIVPEPPGGAHNDFGVATDAAGAALRRHLGALETIDIDRLVEERYQRYRKIGA, encoded by the coding sequence GTGAGCGAGAACGGTTCGGTCGCGGCAGCAACCTGGGAGCAGGTCGAGCTCGCCCGGCATCCAGACCGGCCCTACGCGCTCGACTACATCCACGCGATCTTCAGCGATTTCTTCGAACTGCATGGAGATCGCGTCTTCGGTGACGACCATGCGATCATCGGCGGCCCAGCCGCCTTCGACCAGCGGACCGTCATGGTGATTGCCCAGCAGAAAGGCCGCACCACGGCGGAACGGGCCATGCGCAACTTCGGCATGGCCAACCCTGAGGGGTACCGCAAGGCCCTGCGGCTGATTCGGCAGGCGGAACGATTCCAGTTTCCGATCGTGGCCTTCGTCGACACCTCGGGGGCATTTCCCGGCGCGGGCGCGGAAGAGCGTGGCATCGCCTGGGCGATCGCGGACAACCTGGTGGCGCTATCGCAGGCGCGCGTGCCGATCGTGACGCTGGTGATCGGCGAAGGCGGCAGCGGCGGAGCGCTCGGCATCGGCGTAGGCGATCGCCTGCTGATGATGGAACACTCCATTTACAGCGTCGCCATGCCCGAGGCCTGCGCCTCCATCCTCTGGCGCGACATTGCCCGCAAGGTCGAGGCGGCCGATGCCCTCAAGTTGACGGCGGCGGATTTGAAACGGCTTGGCCTGGCGGATGAGATCGTGCCGGAGCCGCCGGGCGGCGCCCACAACGACTTCGGCGTGGCCACCGACGCCGCCGGCGCGGCATTGCGGCGCCATCTGGGCGCGCTCGAGACGATCGATATCGATCGTCTCGTCGAGGAGCGCTACCAACGGTATCGCAAGATCGGCGCCTAA
- the accD gene encoding acetyl-CoA carboxylase, carboxyltransferase subunit beta gives MFRPKTRYVALPSPRAGVGEEIDRLTCPKCDTSLEPARLTAALGVCYRCGYHFRLRAPERVAMLVEPGSFREEDQGIVAKDVLGFKDSQPYTKRIEQSRAATGANEAVIWGEAMLAGHRLVIVCLDFAFMGGSMGAATGEKITNGIERALQNRLPLLIISASGGARMQEGMLSLMQLAKTSAALGRLNAAGVPYISLLTDPTMGGVTASFASLGDIIIAEPGAMIGFAGARVIQQATYETLPEGFQTAEFLWNHGMIDLVVPRPELPAVLRQLLDLYTRNGIAGDFELQHQAKTPAPASVVVPR, from the coding sequence ATGTTTCGTCCGAAAACCCGTTATGTCGCTCTGCCGTCGCCGCGTGCCGGCGTCGGCGAGGAGATCGACCGCCTCACCTGTCCCAAATGCGATACCTCACTCGAACCCGCCCGCCTGACGGCGGCCCTGGGCGTGTGCTATCGCTGCGGCTACCACTTCCGGCTGCGCGCTCCCGAGCGGGTGGCAATGCTGGTGGAACCCGGCTCGTTCCGGGAAGAGGACCAGGGGATCGTGGCGAAGGACGTCCTTGGCTTCAAAGACTCGCAGCCCTACACCAAGCGGATCGAGCAGAGTCGTGCGGCGACGGGTGCGAACGAGGCGGTCATCTGGGGCGAAGCGATGCTGGCCGGTCACCGGCTGGTCATCGTCTGCCTCGACTTCGCCTTCATGGGCGGCAGCATGGGCGCGGCAACCGGCGAAAAGATCACGAACGGCATTGAGCGGGCCCTGCAAAACCGTTTGCCGCTCCTGATCATCTCCGCGTCGGGCGGCGCCCGGATGCAAGAGGGCATGCTTTCCTTGATGCAGCTGGCGAAGACGTCGGCGGCCCTCGGCCGGCTGAACGCGGCCGGTGTCCCGTACATCTCGCTGTTGACCGACCCGACGATGGGCGGCGTGACGGCCAGCTTCGCCTCGCTGGGCGACATCATCATTGCCGAGCCCGGCGCAATGATCGGCTTCGCCGGCGCCCGAGTCATCCAGCAGGCGACCTATGAGACGTTGCCTGAGGGATTTCAGACGGCGGAATTCCTCTGGAATCACGGCATGATCGACCTCGTCGTCCCCCGGCCCGAGCTGCCGGCCGTCTTGCGCCAGCTGCTCGACCTCTACACGAGGAACGGCATCGCCGGCGACTTCGAGCTGCAGCACCAGGCGAAGACGCCCGCGCCCGCGTCCGTCGTCGTCCCCCGGTGA
- a CDS encoding cytochrome b N-terminal domain-containing protein — translation MTVIRAALDEMFSVIGQMVGSVFRHGLPLTDKIAARTALTNFFLHIHPVRVRRSWIRMSYTLCLGGLSFFLFIVLTVTGLFLMFYYVPSTHQSYQDMRDLQFVVTFGGVIRNMHRWAAHAMVITVWLHMARVFLTGAYKKPREFNWGVGTLLLLITLLLSFTGYLLPWDQLSIWAVTVGTNMAKYAPIAGPYTRYLLIGGRVVGDNALLRFYVLHVVGLPLAAFLLMVVHFWRVRKDGFSGGL, via the coding sequence ATGACCGTAATCCGTGCGGCGCTGGACGAGATGTTCTCTGTCATCGGCCAGATGGTTGGCTCCGTCTTCCGCCACGGTCTTCCACTCACCGACAAGATCGCCGCCCGCACGGCCCTCACCAACTTCTTCCTCCACATCCACCCGGTCCGCGTGCGGCGCTCCTGGATCCGGATGTCGTACACGCTGTGCCTTGGCGGGCTGTCCTTCTTCCTCTTCATCGTGTTGACCGTCACCGGGCTCTTCCTGATGTTCTATTACGTACCCTCTACCCACCAGTCCTACCAGGACATGCGCGACCTGCAGTTCGTCGTCACCTTCGGTGGGGTCATCCGCAACATGCACCGCTGGGCGGCGCACGCGATGGTGATCACGGTCTGGCTCCACATGGCGCGCGTGTTCCTGACCGGCGCCTACAAGAAGCCGCGCGAGTTCAACTGGGGCGTCGGCACGCTCCTCCTGCTGATCACGCTGCTGCTGAGCTTCACCGGTTACCTGCTGCCCTGGGACCAGCTGTCCATCTGGGCGGTCACAGTCGGTACAAACATGGCGAAGTACGCGCCCATCGCCGGTCCCTACACCCGCTACCTGCTGATCGGCGGGCGTGTGGTCGGGGACAATGCCCTGCTGCGCTTCTACGTGCTGCACGTCGTGGGCTTGCCGCTGGCGGCGTTCCTGTTGATGGTCGTCCACTTCTGGCGAGTCCGAAAAGATGGCTTCAGCGGGGGGCTCTAG
- a CDS encoding ubiquinol-cytochrome c reductase iron-sulfur subunit has product MASSFKRLIEDSREMSRRSFLAIAGWVGFTGASAIALYQSLKFVYPNATYEDPPAFKADPPTTYAVGSTTVLIDKRVVINHDPDGFYAISLICTHLGCTPRYFDDVTSDLVAAGTSISKDPDTGQQATKANPALKGFKCPCHGSRYFRDAINFFGPAPRPMDRVHLEVAPDGKLLIDRSVIVDRRFRLKV; this is encoded by the coding sequence ATGGCCTCCTCCTTCAAGCGCCTCATCGAGGACAGCCGCGAGATGTCACGGCGAAGCTTCCTGGCGATCGCCGGCTGGGTCGGCTTTACCGGCGCCTCGGCGATCGCCCTCTACCAGAGCCTCAAGTTCGTGTACCCGAACGCCACCTACGAGGACCCGCCGGCGTTTAAGGCGGACCCGCCCACCACGTATGCGGTCGGGTCGACGACGGTCCTCATCGACAAACGGGTCGTCATCAACCACGATCCGGACGGCTTCTATGCGATCAGCCTGATCTGCACCCACCTGGGTTGCACGCCCCGTTACTTTGACGACGTCACCAGCGACCTGGTCGCCGCCGGCACCTCGATCTCCAAGGACCCCGACACGGGCCAGCAGGCGACGAAAGCCAACCCGGCCCTGAAGGGTTTCAAGTGTCCCTGCCACGGTAGCCGATACTTCCGAGACGCCATCAATTTCTTTGGGCCGGCGCCCCGGCCGATGGACCGTGTCCACCTCGAGGTGGCCCCGGATGGGAAACTGTTGATCGACCGCTCTGTCATTGTGGATCGCAGGTTCCGCCTGAAAGTCTGA
- a CDS encoding DUF6677 family protein, with protein MVELHRPPVVTASRRRASVRLATWLSAVPGLGQLYNRQPTKALIFLVGVVGLFLVTLNIPGATGELLAFWKPRGSAMVLLSLLVEMLSLLVFISTFLLALTFWYDAMHDARRTAQERNGQREPGGRWWLFHR; from the coding sequence GTGGTCGAGCTGCATCGTCCCCCGGTCGTGACGGCGTCCCGACGCCGGGCGAGTGTCCGGCTGGCGACCTGGCTCTCGGCGGTGCCAGGCCTGGGTCAGCTCTACAACCGCCAACCGACGAAGGCACTGATCTTCCTGGTGGGCGTGGTCGGCCTCTTCCTGGTGACGCTGAACATCCCGGGCGCCACCGGCGAGCTGCTGGCGTTCTGGAAGCCACGCGGCAGCGCGATGGTGCTGCTCTCGCTGCTGGTGGAAATGCTGTCCTTGCTGGTGTTCATCAGCACCTTCCTTCTGGCATTGACCTTCTGGTACGACGCCATGCACGATGCCCGCCGGACCGCGCAGGAGCGGAACGGCCAGCGGGAACCAGGCGGCCGGTGGTGGCTCTTTCACCGATGA
- the coxB gene encoding cytochrome c oxidase subunit II has product MPAVNVSPLNCAGPNACDIVSTYTSIFWIAMAVLVIVGGLLVYAALRFRRRDDREPAQVHGNPRLEILWTAIPVLIVSFVFIRTTLRMDYVRNGPPPQQTIQVTGIQWAWSFKYPNGKTSVTTLTIPTGQVVRLQVTSKDVLHSFWVPRLGGQIYAKPGFQNSGWIEASQPGQYFGQCNELCGLNHYSMLLEVDALSDADYQAFLSGAPPPGGAVAQKVNGVPATDNVGETDELKFVPAALTAKVGDVIKWKNGGTAVHNVVFDNQAVPSSDPMNQGDTFEVKFSKAGTYSYVCKFHEANNMRGTITVSGG; this is encoded by the coding sequence GTGCCTGCGGTCAATGTCAGTCCGCTGAATTGCGCCGGCCCGAACGCCTGCGACATCGTGAGCACGTACACCAGCATCTTCTGGATCGCGATGGCGGTGCTCGTCATCGTGGGCGGTCTCCTCGTCTACGCGGCGCTGCGATTCCGCCGCAGGGATGATCGCGAGCCTGCGCAGGTGCACGGCAACCCGCGACTGGAGATCCTCTGGACCGCAATCCCGGTTCTGATCGTCTCGTTTGTCTTCATTCGGACCACGCTACGGATGGATTACGTGCGAAACGGACCGCCGCCGCAGCAGACCATCCAGGTGACGGGCATCCAGTGGGCGTGGTCATTCAAGTACCCGAACGGCAAGACTAGCGTCACCACGTTGACGATCCCGACCGGCCAGGTCGTGCGGCTGCAGGTCACCAGCAAAGACGTACTTCATTCCTTCTGGGTGCCGCGGCTGGGCGGCCAGATCTATGCTAAGCCGGGTTTTCAGAACAGCGGCTGGATCGAGGCCAGCCAGCCGGGCCAGTACTTTGGCCAATGCAACGAGCTCTGCGGGCTCAATCACTACTCCATGCTCCTGGAAGTGGACGCCCTGTCGGACGCGGATTACCAGGCTTTCCTGAGCGGCGCGCCCCCACCGGGCGGTGCCGTCGCACAGAAGGTGAATGGGGTGCCGGCCACCGATAATGTCGGCGAGACGGACGAGCTGAAATTTGTGCCCGCGGCCCTGACGGCGAAGGTGGGCGACGTCATCAAGTGGAAGAACGGCGGGACCGCGGTCCACAACGTCGTCTTCGACAACCAGGCGGTGCCGAGCTCGGACCCGATGAACCAGGGCGACACGTTCGAGGTCAAGTTCAGCAAGGCCGGGACGTACAGCTACGTCTGCAAATTCCACGAGGCAAACAACATGCGGGGCACCATCACGGTGTCCGGAGGATGA
- a CDS encoding beta-ketoacyl-ACP synthase III — MLTSIKSVGSYVPSGILTNADLEKMVETSDTWIRERTGIHERHIAAVDETATDLAANAARDALTAAGLRPEDTDLIVCSTSTPDSMFPSVASRVQERLGAHGPAFDVQAACTGFLYGMSIADRFVSGGESKQAIVIGSETLTKIINFKDRGTCVVFGDGAGAVVLGPSSNGAGIKSCVLGSDGSGGDLIYVAPGADGPEGRGRPEIRMDGRKVFRFATEILASATLEALEKANVSLEDVKLIVPHQANARIIEAAGKRLGVGADVMVNEIANYGNTSTASIPLALKDALAAGRLKTGDHLVLVGFGSGLTWGACVIKWEGAPVRAAA, encoded by the coding sequence ATGCTTACCAGCATCAAGTCGGTCGGCAGCTATGTTCCGTCCGGCATCCTGACCAACGCCGACCTCGAGAAGATGGTCGAGACGTCCGACACCTGGATCCGCGAACGGACCGGTATCCACGAGCGGCACATCGCCGCGGTCGACGAGACCGCGACCGACCTGGCCGCTAATGCCGCCAGGGACGCGCTGACCGCAGCCGGGTTGCGCCCGGAGGACACCGACCTCATCGTGTGCAGCACGTCCACGCCGGACTCGATGTTTCCCTCGGTCGCATCACGTGTGCAGGAGCGACTGGGCGCCCACGGCCCGGCGTTCGATGTCCAGGCGGCGTGTACCGGTTTCCTTTACGGGATGAGCATTGCCGACCGATTCGTCAGTGGGGGCGAGTCGAAGCAAGCCATCGTGATCGGCAGCGAGACGCTCACCAAGATCATCAACTTCAAGGACCGCGGCACGTGCGTCGTCTTCGGTGACGGCGCCGGTGCGGTGGTGTTGGGGCCGAGCTCGAACGGCGCCGGCATCAAGTCCTGCGTGCTCGGATCGGACGGCTCGGGCGGCGACCTGATCTATGTCGCACCCGGCGCCGACGGCCCGGAAGGCCGCGGCCGTCCGGAGATCCGCATGGACGGTCGCAAAGTGTTCCGCTTCGCCACCGAGATCCTGGCCTCGGCGACACTCGAGGCGCTAGAGAAGGCCAACGTTTCGCTGGAGGACGTCAAACTGATCGTTCCGCATCAAGCTAACGCCCGCATCATCGAGGCGGCCGGCAAGCGGTTGGGTGTGGGCGCCGACGTGATGGTCAACGAGATCGCCAATTACGGCAACACCTCGACGGCCTCGATTCCGCTCGCCCTCAAAGACGCGCTGGCCGCTGGCCGCCTGAAAACCGGTGATCATCTCGTCCTCGTCGGGTTCGGCTCCGGGCTGACCTGGGGTGCTTGCGTCATCAAATGGGAAGGCGCGCCCGTCAGGGCCGCGGCCTGA
- a CDS encoding glycoside hydrolase family 15 protein, with the protein MSRDLPIGNGALLVNFDRNYQLRDIYYPRVGQENHTSGEPCRFGIWVDGRFTWLDDPAWSRNMVYLPDTLVTNVTLRHPDLAISLTFNDAVDLGRDMLLRRVKVLNEGPEREVRLFFHYDWHIYGTEVGDTVMYYPAVKGLVAYKGQRCFAACGQVGDRIGLDGYACGKKDVGGAQGTWRDAEDGELSNNPIEQGSVDMTIALKVGRIAQAETATAYHWLIAARNLAELQTVADVITLRGPEAFLERTRSYWMAWVNKEEREFGDLSPQVADLFRRSLLVVRTQIDSGGAVLAANDTDIIKFARDTYSYMWPRDAALAVYAMDQAGYVDVPRRFFELCAKIVTKEGYFRHKYTPAGDPGSSWHPWVDATGKPQYPIQEDETGLVLFALWQHYDHHRDFEFFKAYYRPLIILVGDFLASYIDPLTGLPQPSYDLWEERRGVMSFTVATVWAGLQAAANFAALYGEMTLAARYRGVADGIKQGTLRFLFDPELNRFIRRIYVRADGTTARDLTIDSSVYGLWYFGMFTADDPQIVSTMKAVYERLWCKTEVGGIARYENDWYYQVSQDIGNVPGNPWFICTMWYGQWLVSQARSLDDLKKARDILDWVAAAALPSGVLSEQLDPYSKAQLSVSPLTWSHATVVSLVHEYVRKLRGLTGSPAPVPRLTDERA; encoded by the coding sequence GTGTCTCGCGACTTACCGATCGGGAACGGGGCCCTGCTGGTCAACTTCGATCGCAACTACCAGCTGCGCGACATCTATTACCCGCGCGTCGGGCAGGAGAACCATACCAGCGGCGAACCGTGCCGCTTCGGGATCTGGGTCGACGGACGGTTCACCTGGCTGGACGACCCGGCCTGGTCGCGCAATATGGTCTACCTTCCGGACACGCTGGTTACGAACGTTACCCTTCGTCATCCGGATCTCGCGATCAGCCTGACCTTCAACGATGCGGTCGACCTCGGCCGCGACATGCTCCTGCGCCGCGTGAAGGTCTTGAACGAGGGGCCCGAGCGCGAGGTCCGCCTCTTCTTTCATTACGACTGGCACATCTACGGCACCGAGGTCGGCGACACCGTGATGTACTACCCCGCGGTCAAAGGGTTGGTCGCCTACAAGGGCCAGCGCTGCTTCGCCGCCTGCGGTCAGGTTGGTGATCGCATCGGGCTGGACGGGTACGCCTGTGGCAAGAAAGACGTCGGGGGTGCGCAGGGGACCTGGCGGGACGCCGAGGATGGCGAGCTCAGCAACAACCCGATCGAGCAGGGGTCGGTTGACATGACGATCGCGCTCAAAGTCGGCCGCATCGCCCAGGCAGAGACCGCCACCGCCTACCACTGGCTGATCGCCGCGCGCAACCTTGCCGAGCTGCAGACGGTCGCCGACGTCATCACGCTGCGTGGACCGGAGGCGTTTCTCGAGCGTACGCGCTCCTACTGGATGGCCTGGGTCAACAAGGAAGAGCGCGAGTTCGGCGATCTCTCGCCGCAGGTGGCGGACCTCTTTCGCCGCAGCCTGCTGGTGGTGCGCACCCAGATCGACAGTGGTGGGGCCGTGCTCGCCGCCAACGACACCGACATCATCAAGTTCGCGCGCGACACCTATAGCTATATGTGGCCGCGCGACGCCGCGCTGGCCGTCTACGCGATGGACCAGGCCGGCTATGTCGACGTTCCCCGACGGTTCTTCGAGCTCTGCGCGAAGATCGTGACCAAGGAGGGGTACTTCCGCCACAAGTACACGCCGGCAGGCGACCCCGGCAGCAGCTGGCACCCATGGGTCGATGCCACCGGGAAGCCGCAGTACCCGATCCAGGAGGACGAGACCGGCCTGGTGCTCTTCGCCCTCTGGCAGCACTACGACCACCATCGGGACTTCGAGTTCTTCAAGGCCTATTACCGCCCTCTGATCATCCTGGTCGGGGATTTTCTGGCGAGCTACATCGACCCGCTCACCGGGTTGCCGCAGCCGAGCTATGACCTTTGGGAGGAACGGCGCGGCGTCATGAGCTTCACCGTGGCCACTGTCTGGGCCGGGCTTCAAGCCGCCGCCAACTTCGCCGCGCTCTACGGGGAGATGACGCTGGCCGCCCGCTACCGGGGCGTGGCCGACGGGATCAAGCAGGGAACCCTGCGCTTCCTCTTCGACCCGGAGCTGAACCGCTTCATCCGCCGGATCTACGTTCGAGCGGATGGCACGACGGCGCGCGACCTGACGATCGACTCCAGCGTCTACGGGCTCTGGTACTTCGGCATGTTCACGGCCGACGATCCGCAGATCGTGAGCACGATGAAGGCGGTCTACGAGCGGCTCTGGTGCAAGACCGAGGTCGGCGGCATCGCCCGCTACGAGAACGATTGGTACTACCAGGTGAGCCAGGACATCGGGAACGTCCCCGGCAACCCGTGGTTCATCTGCACCATGTGGTACGGACAGTGGCTGGTCAGCCAGGCCCGGTCGCTCGACGACCTCAAGAAGGCCCGTGACATCCTCGACTGGGTGGCGGCCGCCGCCTTGCCCAGTGGGGTGCTATCGGAGCAGTTGGACCCCTATAGCAAGGCGCAGCTCTCAGTCTCGCCGCTGACCTGGAGCCACGCCACGGTCGTCTCGCTCGTTCACGAGTACGTGCGTAAGCTGAGGGGCCTGACAGGGAGTCCGGCTCCGGTGCCGCGCCTCACCGACGAGCGAGCCTAG